A region from the Algoriphagus machipongonensis genome encodes:
- a CDS encoding VOC family protein, with protein MRHLFTFLILAFATISCTPGVSPPITSEISTSDYTPGRVVWHDLASPDPEVSSQFYKAVFDWDAVPYGEGSKKVWIFKKGNTPVGLMAYYDSKNSTGEWIGAISVPDVEAATNTAKSQGATIMKSAMNVENRGMISFIQDPQGAHISLIKLSNGDPEKKPAEVGTFLGQELWSNDPSNSAGFYSSTIGYSTSESEMGDGEYTVFQFNGENCAGMLQNPAPTLRSHWVPYIRVSDVNETVAKAKSAGARVLIEPAPEIRNGSVALLLDPTGAPLAVQVYNP; from the coding sequence ATGAGACACCTATTTACTTTTTTGATTTTAGCTTTCGCTACGATCTCATGCACACCTGGAGTTTCTCCTCCTATTACTAGTGAAATATCAACTTCTGATTACACTCCAGGAAGAGTTGTTTGGCACGATTTAGCTTCCCCAGACCCAGAAGTTTCTTCTCAGTTTTATAAGGCTGTTTTCGACTGGGATGCTGTACCTTATGGAGAAGGGAGTAAGAAGGTATGGATATTCAAAAAAGGCAATACACCTGTGGGCTTAATGGCCTATTATGACAGCAAAAACAGTACTGGTGAATGGATTGGCGCCATTTCTGTCCCAGATGTTGAGGCAGCTACCAATACCGCAAAAAGTCAGGGAGCTACAATTATGAAAAGTGCAATGAACGTGGAAAACAGGGGAATGATTTCGTTTATCCAAGACCCTCAAGGAGCCCATATTTCATTAATCAAGTTGAGCAATGGTGACCCTGAAAAAAAGCCAGCAGAAGTAGGTACATTTCTAGGCCAGGAATTATGGTCTAATGATCCTAGCAATTCAGCTGGCTTCTATTCTTCTACAATTGGATATAGCACTTCAGAATCTGAAATGGGAGATGGTGAGTATACAGTATTTCAGTTTAATGGCGAAAACTGTGCTGGAATGCTTCAAAACCCAGCGCCTACTCTTCGATCTCATTGGGTTCCCTACATTAGAGTTTCGGATGTCAATGAAACTGTTGCCAAAGCAAAAAGTGCTGGAGCAAGGGTTTTAATCGAACCAGCTCCAGAAATCAGAAATGGTTCGGTAGCACTGCTTTTAGATCCTACAGGAGCTCCTTTGGCTGTTCAAGTATATAACCCTTAA
- a CDS encoding FecR family protein, which translates to MSYSHPDYDKFTLEDFTFDTFFKEWVLYPTPEHDEFWMQWMKSNPSKIELLDEAKEIVLVLNQSKVEMSPHELKAVWGQIQENVQLPKKTFESQMTRKFPWRIAAGILAFFVLTLSVFWMISLPKKVEFATSYGEKLEINLPDSSRVILNSNSKLSFYDNWEKQTSREIMIEGEAFFSVVHKVDHQPFRVISSKGVEIEVLGTEFNVYNRSEETEVILNSGLVTLSFPVQDKEGKIVMEPGDLVKFKDNKFKKERVDTSLYTSWKDDVLNLDQTSLAEIVRMAKENYGVMIEVQNEEALNLTASGSMPLSDADSFLNQIALIFNVELTKESNKYLIK; encoded by the coding sequence GTGAGTTACAGTCATCCCGATTACGATAAATTTACTTTAGAGGACTTTACGTTTGATACTTTTTTCAAAGAATGGGTGCTTTATCCTACTCCAGAACATGACGAGTTCTGGATGCAATGGATGAAATCAAATCCTTCTAAAATTGAGCTTTTGGATGAGGCAAAAGAAATAGTACTTGTCCTAAATCAATCAAAAGTGGAAATGTCTCCCCATGAACTAAAAGCAGTTTGGGGGCAAATTCAGGAAAATGTCCAATTGCCAAAAAAGACTTTTGAATCTCAAATGACAAGGAAATTCCCATGGCGAATTGCTGCCGGGATTTTGGCATTTTTTGTTTTGACACTTTCTGTTTTCTGGATGATTTCTCTTCCTAAAAAGGTTGAATTTGCGACTAGCTATGGAGAAAAGTTAGAAATCAATCTTCCAGATAGCTCCAGGGTCATATTAAACTCCAATTCGAAACTTAGTTTTTACGATAACTGGGAAAAGCAAACCTCCCGTGAAATCATGATTGAGGGTGAAGCTTTTTTTAGTGTAGTGCATAAAGTCGATCACCAGCCTTTTAGGGTGATAAGCTCCAAAGGGGTGGAAATCGAGGTGCTTGGAACCGAATTTAATGTTTATAACCGTTCTGAAGAAACAGAGGTGATTCTCAACTCTGGATTAGTCACTTTGAGTTTTCCAGTCCAAGATAAGGAAGGTAAAATCGTCATGGAACCTGGCGATTTAGTGAAATTCAAAGACAATAAATTTAAAAAGGAACGAGTAGACACCTCTTTATATACATCCTGGAAAGACGATGTTCTAAATCTTGATCAAACAAGCCTAGCCGAAATAGTGAGAATGGCGAAAGAAAATTATGGCGTAATGATCGAGGTTCAAAATGAAGAAGCATTAAACCTAACAGCTTCTGGCTCCATGCCTCTATCTGATGCAGATTCATTTTTAAATCAGATCGCATTGATTTTCAATGTTGAATTAACGAAAGAAAGTAACAAGTACTTGATTAAATAA
- a CDS encoding glycosyltransferase family 4 protein, which translates to MSKKVLIITYYWPPSGGSGVQRWLKFAKYLPGAGWEPIIFTPENPDFDLQDETLLSEISPQLEVIKFPIWEPYQLLDKLRGKKETHPGRVLEQSKKGWVEKAAIWLRANLMIPDPRVFWVKPSVKFLEELIQKGQFDAIITTGPPHSMHLIGRELKRKTGIFWLADFRDPWSQWEFLDKLPMQRYVKKKHQEMEQSVLQEANVVTTISPTFQKNLKELSNRSVELLTNGFDPADIPEKFDPVPQKSGRLHLVYSGIIDSIRNPMNLLFAMKEEFKPLDEDVSFTFVGRVSDQVKSQIEEDSWLKNHVNFVGYVSHEEVFAYYEKADGLVLILTNTKNAQGNIPGKLFEYLATRIPVIALGDPKGDSSEILVQAGESPVLSYSDHVKIQLRLRTMFDSNKKADQDTSIDHFSRKNLSVQLANLLNGNPLS; encoded by the coding sequence ATGTCTAAAAAAGTTCTGATTATCACATATTATTGGCCTCCAAGTGGAGGTTCAGGGGTCCAGCGTTGGCTGAAATTCGCAAAATACCTTCCAGGAGCGGGTTGGGAGCCCATAATTTTTACACCTGAAAATCCAGATTTTGACTTGCAGGATGAAACGCTTTTATCGGAAATTTCACCTCAATTAGAGGTGATTAAATTCCCAATATGGGAACCCTATCAATTGCTGGATAAGCTTAGAGGAAAAAAGGAAACCCATCCGGGTAGAGTGTTGGAGCAGAGCAAAAAAGGCTGGGTGGAGAAAGCCGCGATTTGGTTGCGCGCAAATTTGATGATCCCGGATCCAAGGGTGTTTTGGGTAAAACCTTCGGTCAAATTTTTAGAGGAATTAATTCAAAAAGGGCAGTTTGATGCAATTATTACCACTGGGCCTCCTCACAGCATGCATTTGATTGGGCGGGAACTAAAAAGGAAAACCGGTATATTTTGGCTTGCAGACTTTAGGGATCCTTGGTCTCAGTGGGAGTTTTTAGATAAGCTTCCTATGCAGCGGTACGTGAAGAAAAAACACCAAGAAATGGAGCAGTCAGTGCTTCAGGAAGCAAATGTAGTCACCACCATTTCTCCAACATTCCAAAAAAATTTAAAAGAGCTTTCCAATCGCTCTGTGGAATTGCTGACTAACGGGTTTGATCCAGCTGATATTCCAGAGAAATTTGACCCGGTTCCTCAAAAGTCGGGTAGATTGCATTTGGTGTATTCAGGGATAATTGACTCAATCAGAAACCCAATGAATTTACTTTTTGCAATGAAGGAAGAATTTAAACCTTTGGACGAAGATGTTTCCTTCACATTTGTTGGGAGAGTAAGTGATCAAGTCAAAAGTCAAATTGAGGAAGACTCCTGGTTAAAGAATCATGTCAACTTTGTGGGCTATGTCTCCCATGAAGAGGTTTTTGCTTATTATGAAAAGGCTGATGGATTGGTATTGATCTTAACTAATACCAAAAATGCACAAGGGAATATTCCTGGGAAGCTTTTTGAGTATCTGGCTACTAGGATTCCTGTTATTGCTTTGGGCGACCCAAAAGGAGATTCTTCAGAGATTTTGGTCCAAGCAGGTGAAAGCCCAGTGCTTTCCTATTCTGATCATGTTAAAATCCAATTGAGGCTAAGAACTATGTTTGATTCAAACAAAAAGGCAGATCAAGATACTTCTATAGATCATTTCTCCAGGAAAAACTTAAGTGTTCAACTAGCGAATTTATTGAATGGAAATCCCCTTTCTTAA
- a CDS encoding DUF819 family protein has translation MQDPIYVSGMLCMAVFFSVILAKNKIGRTIGTPILVILICALISNIGLIPTATSGHIIYNGVFMYLAPMGIFIALLDVDLKSVKNAGFPILLMFGIGALGTIIGVLIAWFIVNPKVEIGPLANVIAGMYTGTYIGGSINFNAVALSYQINENADLFAATTVVDNLIGTPWIIITLLLPKYLQKILPQKKILPPNGELGEIKTHESISIASLATVFGLAFLAMAAAKALSFYFPIIPEIITLTTLALILAQFPIVQKMKGTHTIGFFLILVFLGVIGTLCDFNTIAGIGDLAGTLILFVGILILIHGLVIYGLGAILKIDWDIVSVASLANVGGNTTALAAAESLNRPDLLIPGILVGSLGNALGTYAGFLVVGMLG, from the coding sequence ATGCAAGACCCCATCTACGTAAGTGGGATGTTATGTATGGCTGTATTTTTTTCGGTCATTTTAGCTAAAAACAAAATAGGCAGGACAATAGGTACTCCCATATTAGTGATTCTAATTTGTGCGCTGATCTCTAATATTGGCCTAATCCCAACAGCTACTTCTGGACATATTATTTATAATGGGGTGTTTATGTATTTGGCTCCCATGGGGATTTTTATAGCCCTTTTAGATGTGGATCTCAAAAGCGTGAAAAATGCTGGTTTCCCGATTTTATTGATGTTTGGAATAGGTGCTCTTGGGACAATTATAGGGGTTTTAATTGCTTGGTTTATAGTTAACCCGAAAGTTGAAATAGGGCCTTTGGCAAATGTGATAGCGGGAATGTACACGGGTACGTACATTGGTGGAAGTATTAATTTTAATGCCGTTGCTTTATCCTATCAAATCAATGAAAATGCAGATTTGTTTGCAGCTACTACCGTTGTAGATAATCTGATCGGTACACCTTGGATCATCATCACTCTGCTGTTACCTAAATATTTGCAAAAGATTTTGCCACAGAAAAAGATTCTTCCTCCTAATGGAGAGCTTGGGGAAATTAAAACCCATGAATCGATTTCTATTGCCTCATTGGCAACAGTTTTTGGCTTGGCATTTTTAGCAATGGCTGCAGCAAAAGCCTTAAGCTTTTACTTTCCAATTATTCCTGAAATCATAACGCTAACTACTCTCGCATTAATTCTTGCACAATTCCCAATCGTCCAAAAGATGAAAGGAACTCATACCATCGGCTTCTTTTTGATTTTGGTCTTTTTGGGAGTGATTGGGACTCTTTGTGATTTTAATACGATTGCTGGTATAGGTGATCTGGCAGGAACTTTAATATTATTTGTTGGTATTTTGATCTTGATTCATGGTTTAGTGATTTATGGATTGGGAGCTATTTTAAAAATTGATTGGGATATAGTCTCCGTAGCATCTTTGGCGAATGTAGGAGGTAACACAACTGCTCTGGCAGCGGCTGAAAGCCTGAATAGACCAGATCTATTGATACCAGGAATCCTGGTAGGGAGTCTGGGGAATGCTTTAGGAACATATGCTGGATTTTTGGTGGTTGGGATGCTGGGATAA
- a CDS encoding RNA polymerase sigma factor, with amino-acid sequence MGDSINFITSRSQKALKDSHADDKTLWRSLAKGNNLAFSSLYNRYANLLFNYGMNICYDREVVKDCIQELFTWLWTKRNSLTDVNSVKYYLFKSFRNILVKSINKSRKFTDEPTDTFLGSDLTIEEKIIESDESYSNKSKIKSALRKVSKRQREILILRFFHGMDYTEISSMMGISVASAHNLLSKSLKLMKVKI; translated from the coding sequence ATGGGCGATAGCATAAATTTTATTACTTCAAGATCTCAAAAGGCTTTAAAAGATAGCCATGCAGATGACAAGACTCTTTGGAGGAGTCTGGCAAAAGGAAATAATTTGGCTTTTTCCAGTTTGTATAATAGGTATGCAAATTTACTTTTTAATTATGGGATGAATATTTGCTACGACAGGGAAGTAGTCAAAGACTGTATTCAGGAACTATTTACTTGGCTTTGGACAAAGAGAAATTCCTTAACGGATGTGAACTCGGTCAAATATTATCTTTTCAAATCTTTTCGGAATATTTTAGTCAAATCAATAAATAAAAGTAGGAAATTTACCGATGAGCCTACTGATACTTTTTTAGGAAGTGATTTGACAATAGAAGAAAAAATCATTGAATCGGATGAATCCTACTCCAATAAATCCAAAATAAAATCAGCATTGAGAAAGGTTTCGAAAAGGCAAAGGGAAATTTTAATACTTCGCTTTTTCCATGGAATGGATTATACTGAAATTTCTTCTATGATGGGGATAAGTGTTGCCTCAGCGCATAATCTTCTTTCAAAATCATTGAAGTTGATGAAGGTGAAAATCTGA
- a CDS encoding DegT/DnrJ/EryC1/StrS family aminotransferase — protein MEIPFLNLSQIAPKIQDSLKAKFTEMLEKGMYSGGTEVEKLEKSISSYLKASFSVSCANGSDALEIALRGLGIGAGDEVIVPALTWVSTAEAVSLIGAQPVFWDTDEDGLLAENWHQAITEKTKAVIPVHLYGKMPAMDSLVKKAKEHKLFVVEDAAQAFGAFQSGKAAGTWGDVGCLSFYPTKNLGALGEAGMCITADSELANRLRLLLNHGQIKRDQHLLVGRNSRIDSIQAGFINVFFEYWAEMQAIRKKLALRYIESLISIDLLRLPSGVDQLDYNGHLFVIQTENRDSLKRYLEGHGVKTSIHYPDILPDMKPFLTSGEFETARKISKKGLSLPLNPWLKEEEQAFIIEKIRLFFK, from the coding sequence ATGGAAATCCCCTTTCTTAACCTTTCTCAAATAGCTCCTAAAATACAGGATTCTCTAAAAGCAAAGTTCACAGAGATGCTCGAGAAAGGAATGTATTCGGGAGGAACAGAAGTAGAGAAATTAGAAAAGTCCATTTCAAGCTATTTGAAGGCTTCCTTTTCTGTTTCATGCGCTAATGGGTCGGATGCACTTGAGATAGCTTTAAGAGGGTTAGGGATAGGAGCGGGAGATGAGGTGATTGTTCCAGCATTAACTTGGGTGTCTACAGCTGAGGCAGTTTCTTTAATTGGAGCACAACCTGTTTTTTGGGATACGGATGAAGATGGCTTATTAGCGGAAAATTGGCATCAAGCGATTACTGAAAAGACCAAAGCGGTGATTCCTGTTCATTTGTACGGTAAAATGCCCGCTATGGACTCACTGGTTAAAAAGGCAAAAGAACATAAGCTTTTCGTAGTGGAAGATGCTGCTCAGGCCTTCGGTGCATTTCAGTCTGGAAAAGCTGCTGGGACTTGGGGAGATGTGGGTTGTTTGAGTTTTTACCCCACCAAAAATTTGGGTGCATTAGGAGAAGCAGGGATGTGTATAACTGCAGATTCGGAGCTTGCAAATCGTCTCAGATTATTACTGAATCATGGACAGATAAAACGAGATCAACATCTGCTGGTAGGTAGAAATAGTCGGATAGATAGCATTCAAGCAGGGTTCATAAATGTGTTTTTTGAATATTGGGCTGAGATGCAAGCCATTAGAAAAAAACTAGCCTTACGATACATAGAAAGCCTGATTAGCATTGATTTATTAAGACTACCTTCTGGTGTGGATCAATTGGATTACAATGGACATTTATTCGTGATCCAAACCGAAAATAGAGATTCTCTAAAGCGTTATTTAGAAGGTCATGGGGTCAAAACCAGTATTCACTACCCGGATATATTACCTGATATGAAGCCTTTTTTGACTTCGGGCGAATTTGAGACTGCTAGAAAAATTTCCAAAAAAGGCTTGTCCCTGCCTTTAAACCCTTGGCTTAAAGAGGAAGAACAAGCCTTTATCATCGAAAAAATAAGATTGTTTTTTAAGTAG